A single genomic interval of Flavihumibacter rivuli harbors:
- a CDS encoding polysaccharide deacetylase family protein, with amino-acid sequence MRAINLLSLLLLGAAAQAQTDTTFAERLGYPKGAKVIILHVDDAGMSYDSNIGAFKALEEGVASSVSVMMPCPWVPHFVQWLKQHPRVDAGLHLTLTSEWDNYKWGPVSGRPAVPGLVDTLTGGMYATVAAVDKSAKPEEVGREIRAQIQKARQMGFEPTHLDTHMGTVYANPAFTMQYITAGIEHKIPVMVPGGHNTIVSRDMPEKADALKQAKMIGQMLWKSGLPVLDDLHNNSYGWKIPESAKKSDKALQDFGTQQYITAMEECKPGLTMIIMHCTQPTEVFPHISDSGPTRKADLLAMLDPRLKNYIREKGIILTTWRELMERRSRIK; translated from the coding sequence ATGCGGGCCATAAACTTACTCTCCCTTCTATTGTTGGGTGCTGCTGCGCAGGCACAAACTGATACCACTTTTGCAGAAAGGCTAGGTTACCCAAAAGGCGCCAAAGTGATCATCCTCCATGTGGATGATGCGGGCATGAGTTATGATTCCAACATTGGCGCTTTCAAGGCGCTGGAAGAAGGGGTGGCCAGTTCTGTCAGTGTAATGATGCCCTGCCCATGGGTTCCCCACTTTGTTCAATGGCTGAAACAACATCCCAGGGTTGATGCCGGCTTACACCTTACCCTTACTTCAGAATGGGACAATTACAAATGGGGCCCCGTTAGTGGTCGCCCGGCTGTACCTGGTCTCGTGGACACGCTCACCGGCGGCATGTATGCTACCGTGGCAGCAGTGGATAAATCGGCCAAACCAGAGGAAGTAGGCAGGGAGATCAGGGCGCAGATCCAGAAAGCCCGGCAGATGGGATTTGAGCCCACCCACCTCGATACCCATATGGGCACGGTCTATGCTAACCCGGCCTTCACCATGCAATACATCACTGCCGGTATCGAGCACAAGATACCGGTAATGGTTCCCGGAGGCCATAACACCATCGTATCCCGGGATATGCCCGAAAAGGCCGATGCGCTGAAACAGGCTAAGATGATCGGCCAGATGCTATGGAAATCCGGTTTGCCGGTGCTCGATGACCTGCACAATAATAGTTATGGCTGGAAGATCCCCGAGTCAGCCAAGAAATCCGATAAGGCATTGCAGGATTTCGGCACCCAACAATACATCACCGCCATGGAAGAATGCAAGCCGGGTCTTACCATGATCATCATGCACTGCACCCAGCCCACTGAGGTATTCCCACATATCAGCGACAGCGGTCCTACACGCAAGGCGGACCTTCTCGCCATGCTCGATCCCCGGTTAAAGAATTATATCAGGGAAAAAGGCATTATTCTCACTACCTGGCGGGAACTGATGGAAAGAAGGAGCCGGATCAAATAA
- the gcvT gene encoding glycine cleavage system aminomethyltransferase GcvT, with translation MKNTPFTHKHQQLGAKMAPFAGYNMPISYSGINDEHQAVRTNAGVFDVSHMGEFILKGPGALDLIQRVTTNDASKLTAGKAQYSALTNNEGGIVDDLIVYCIEENKVYMLVVNASNIEKDWNWISQHNTGNVEMHNISDKTCLLAIQGPNATRILQSLTEMDILNLKYYTFVKGKFAGVDNVLVSATGYTGSGGVEIYFEDSDGAADKIWDAIFEAGKASGIKPIGLGARDTLRLEMGYCLYGNDIDDTTSPLEAGLGWITKFTKDFTARPILEQQKASGVSRKLVGFEMIDRGIPRHDYEIKDAEGNTIGKVTSGTQSPSLGKAIGLGYVATSHAAIDSEIFVAVRDKQLKAKVVKIPFQ, from the coding sequence ATGAAGAATACACCGTTCACCCATAAGCACCAGCAACTCGGTGCAAAAATGGCGCCTTTCGCAGGCTATAACATGCCCATTTCCTATTCAGGGATCAATGATGAACACCAGGCAGTAAGGACCAATGCCGGGGTGTTTGATGTCAGCCATATGGGTGAATTTATTCTTAAGGGTCCCGGGGCACTGGACCTAATCCAACGTGTTACCACCAACGATGCCTCCAAGCTAACTGCAGGCAAGGCCCAGTACAGCGCCCTGACCAATAACGAAGGTGGCATCGTGGATGACCTGATCGTTTATTGCATTGAGGAGAACAAGGTATACATGCTGGTAGTTAATGCCAGCAATATTGAAAAAGACTGGAACTGGATAAGCCAGCACAATACCGGCAACGTGGAAATGCACAATATATCTGATAAAACCTGCCTCCTTGCTATCCAGGGCCCCAATGCCACCAGGATCTTACAGTCACTAACGGAAATGGATATCCTAAACCTGAAGTATTATACTTTTGTGAAAGGAAAATTTGCCGGTGTTGACAATGTGCTGGTGAGTGCTACCGGTTATACCGGATCGGGCGGTGTGGAGATCTATTTTGAAGATAGCGATGGCGCTGCAGACAAGATCTGGGATGCGATATTTGAAGCAGGAAAGGCGTCAGGAATCAAGCCAATTGGACTGGGTGCCCGTGATACCCTTCGCCTTGAAATGGGATATTGCCTTTACGGAAACGATATTGACGATACCACTTCACCCCTGGAGGCTGGATTGGGCTGGATCACCAAGTTTACCAAGGACTTCACGGCAAGGCCAATCCTGGAGCAACAAAAGGCTTCGGGTGTATCGCGTAAACTGGTTGGTTTTGAGATGATCGACCGTGGCATTCCCCGCCATGACTACGAGATCAAGGATGCGGAAGGAAATACTATTGGTAAAGTAACCAGCGGTACCCAATCCCCATCGCTGGGTAAGGCCATTGGCCTGGGTTATGTGGCCACCTCACATGCCGCCATCGACAGTGAGATCTTTGTTGCAGTGCGCGATAAACAACTGAAAGCAAAAGTGGTAAAGATCCCTTTTCAATAA
- a CDS encoding HAD family hydrolase, whose amino-acid sequence MFLLATDLDGTFLAGTNAQREELYQWIRSTVDIRLAYVTGRSLDAVSPLLIDPFLPKPDYIIADVGATIVAGETLQPVQPIHAEIEARWPGAELVENMLMGVEGLSKQEVPMNRRSSYYYEKGHQPNQVYGRLSSLGCEAIYSAGKYLDVLPAGINKGYTLKRLAAVLGIPNHRIMACGDTMNDLSMLDAGYQSVVVGNAEPGLKALLDKKETVYFADEPGCGGILEGLDYFSWR is encoded by the coding sequence ATGTTTTTATTGGCAACAGACCTCGATGGGACTTTCCTTGCCGGGACCAATGCGCAAAGGGAGGAACTTTACCAGTGGATACGCTCAACTGTTGACATCCGCCTGGCATATGTGACCGGTCGAAGCCTTGATGCGGTCTCTCCCTTACTTATTGATCCTTTCCTTCCGAAGCCCGACTACATCATTGCTGATGTTGGGGCCACCATAGTAGCCGGCGAGACACTCCAACCCGTTCAGCCCATCCATGCTGAAATAGAAGCCCGGTGGCCGGGAGCAGAACTGGTAGAGAATATGCTTATGGGGGTCGAAGGATTAAGTAAGCAGGAAGTGCCTATGAACAGGAGGTCATCCTATTATTATGAAAAAGGCCACCAGCCAAACCAGGTTTATGGAAGGCTAAGCAGCCTGGGTTGTGAAGCCATCTATTCTGCCGGGAAATACCTCGATGTGTTGCCGGCGGGTATCAATAAGGGATATACATTGAAAAGACTAGCGGCAGTATTGGGAATTCCCAACCACCGCATTATGGCCTGTGGCGATACCATGAATGACCTGTCCATGCTGGATGCGGGATACCAGTCGGTGGTTGTCGGTAACGCAGAACCGGGCTTGAAGGCCTTGCTGGATAAAAAGGAAACAGTCTATTTCGCTGATGAGCCGGGTTGTGGGGGGATACTTGAAGGCCTGGACTATTTTAGTTGGCGCTGA
- a CDS encoding response regulator transcription factor: MKASDKNTMTVAMVDDHKLLRSGLAYMVNSFEGFKVIFEAGNGKELIEQLSFHPAPDLILLDINMPVMNGYETAAWIRQNLSRTKVVVLSMLDADLAIIRMLNLGARGYLRKDTDPKEFQKSLNQLRRTGFCLNETFNRRMNLRQPIVSQEMDEENAEEPDFFKQAVKVSSLSERELNFLRLVCTDKTYREIAEELNVSPRTVDSYRDSLFEKLGISTRMGLALFAIKNGIVMV, encoded by the coding sequence GTGAAAGCTTCTGATAAAAATACCATGACAGTAGCCATGGTGGACGACCACAAATTGTTGAGAAGTGGTTTGGCCTACATGGTTAATTCGTTTGAAGGCTTCAAAGTAATTTTTGAGGCCGGCAACGGAAAGGAGCTTATTGAACAATTGAGCTTCCACCCGGCCCCCGATCTCATCCTGCTTGATATCAACATGCCGGTAATGAACGGCTATGAAACTGCCGCATGGATCAGGCAAAACCTTTCACGTACCAAGGTGGTGGTACTGAGCATGCTGGATGCAGACCTGGCGATTATCCGGATGCTTAACCTGGGAGCCAGGGGCTACCTTCGTAAGGATACCGATCCCAAGGAATTCCAAAAATCACTGAACCAATTAAGAAGGACGGGCTTCTGCCTGAACGAAACCTTTAACCGCAGGATGAACCTGAGGCAGCCCATCGTTTCGCAGGAAATGGACGAAGAGAATGCAGAGGAGCCTGATTTCTTCAAGCAGGCGGTAAAGGTCTCCAGCCTTTCAGAGAGGGAACTCAATTTCCTTCGCCTGGTGTGTACCGATAAGACCTACAGGGAGATCGCGGAGGAATTGAATGTTTCCCCCCGGACAGTGGATAGCTATCGCGATTCGCTTTTTGAGAAACTGGGTATCTCCACCAGGATGGGTCTGGCCCTTTTCGCTATCAAGAATGGTATCGTCATGGTCTAG
- a CDS encoding amidohydrolase, with amino-acid sequence MRVPSILGLLCLTQISIAQMSGNKSNVLSSVDKHQKELIQLSDQVWSFAELAMKETNSAKVLADYAEKQGFRVKRGVAAIPTAFVAEYGSGRPIIGILGEFDALPGLSQKTEPVRAELQPGGNGHGCGHNMFGAGSLGAAVAVKELIASGKLKGTIRFYGTPAEEDRAGKVYMAREGLFSDLDVCLDWHPDAEIRANMQSSQAVIDHEIIFKGKSAHAAFDPWNGRSALDAAQLFTDGINYLREHVRPSVRMHYVFKDAGKVPNVIPESASVWLWIRDSKRSGVKAVEERMRDIAKGAALMAGVDYEIKLNSGLYELLVNEAGATALQKNLELLGGISYTPEELAFAEKIMKEYGAPYKGMDAKVKPLEKTNPDPAGGSTDVGDVSYIVPEITLMAPTAPAEAPWHSWVVVACGGMSIGHKGMLYAAKALGLTMVDLFENEKLRTDIRKEFEARKGNEVWKAQLPDGPPNLD; translated from the coding sequence ATGAGAGTCCCATCGATCCTTGGTCTGCTCTGCCTGACCCAAATCTCCATTGCCCAAATGAGCGGCAATAAATCAAATGTCCTGTCTTCTGTTGACAAGCACCAAAAGGAATTGATCCAGTTAAGTGACCAGGTGTGGTCCTTTGCCGAACTGGCGATGAAAGAAACGAATTCGGCCAAAGTGTTGGCAGATTATGCAGAGAAGCAGGGCTTCAGGGTGAAGCGGGGAGTTGCAGCAATTCCAACGGCCTTTGTGGCAGAGTATGGTTCAGGCAGGCCGATCATTGGCATATTGGGTGAATTTGATGCATTGCCCGGCCTTTCCCAGAAGACGGAGCCGGTGAGGGCAGAATTGCAACCCGGGGGTAACGGTCATGGTTGTGGGCACAATATGTTTGGGGCCGGCAGCCTCGGTGCAGCTGTAGCCGTAAAGGAATTGATCGCCTCGGGTAAGCTCAAGGGGACTATCCGGTTTTATGGGACCCCGGCCGAAGAAGACCGTGCCGGCAAGGTATATATGGCAAGGGAAGGTCTTTTCAGCGACCTGGATGTTTGCCTCGACTGGCATCCGGATGCTGAGATCAGGGCAAATATGCAGAGTTCCCAGGCGGTTATTGACCATGAAATCATCTTTAAAGGGAAGAGTGCCCATGCTGCCTTTGACCCATGGAATGGCAGAAGTGCGCTTGATGCCGCGCAGTTATTCACCGATGGCATCAACTACCTCCGTGAGCATGTAAGGCCCAGTGTGCGCATGCACTATGTTTTCAAGGATGCCGGCAAGGTTCCCAATGTTATACCCGAGTCTGCAAGTGTTTGGTTATGGATCAGGGACAGCAAGCGTTCTGGGGTGAAGGCAGTGGAAGAACGCATGAGGGATATTGCCAAGGGCGCGGCACTTATGGCCGGTGTAGACTATGAGATCAAATTGAACAGTGGCCTGTATGAGCTCCTGGTCAATGAAGCGGGTGCAACTGCATTACAAAAGAACCTTGAGCTGCTGGGTGGTATCAGTTACACACCGGAAGAGTTGGCTTTTGCCGAGAAGATCATGAAGGAATATGGTGCACCTTACAAAGGCATGGATGCAAAGGTGAAACCTTTGGAGAAGACCAACCCCGATCCTGCAGGAGGTTCTACTGATGTGGGTGATGTCAGTTATATTGTTCCGGAGATCACCCTGATGGCCCCAACCGCGCCTGCTGAAGCACCTTGGCATTCCTGGGTAGTTGTGGCATGCGGAGGCATGAGCATTGGCCATAAAGGCATGTTATATGCTGCAAAGGCACTGGGCCTGACTATGGTTGACCTGTTTGAAAATGAAAAGCTGAGGACCGATATCCGGAAAGAATTTGAAGCCAGGAAAGGGAATGAGGTTTGGAAGGCGCAATTGCCGGATGGCCCGCCCAACCTGGACTAG
- a CDS encoding (2Fe-2S)-binding protein, translating into MASITLTINNKSHTIDADPQMPLLWAIRDFIGLKGTKFGCGIAQCGACTVLLEGNPIRSCSTPVTAASGKKITTIEGLSENIDHPVQQAWIELQVPQCGYCQSGQIMSAVALLKRNPNPTDAQIDAAMQGNLCRCGTYPRIRSAIHRAAELMKK; encoded by the coding sequence ATGGCATCCATTACACTGACCATTAACAACAAGTCCCACACCATTGATGCAGATCCGCAAATGCCCTTACTCTGGGCCATCAGGGACTTTATAGGATTGAAGGGAACAAAGTTCGGTTGCGGTATTGCCCAGTGCGGGGCATGTACGGTATTGCTGGAAGGCAATCCGATCCGCTCCTGCAGTACTCCTGTCACAGCGGCTTCCGGTAAGAAAATTACCACCATCGAAGGGTTGTCGGAAAATATTGATCATCCCGTTCAGCAGGCATGGATCGAATTGCAAGTGCCGCAATGCGGTTATTGCCAGTCGGGCCAGATCATGTCGGCGGTTGCATTATTGAAGCGCAACCCCAATCCCACCGATGCACAGATCGATGCGGCAATGCAGGGTAACCTTTGCCGATGCGGTACTTATCCACGCATTCGCAGTGCCATTCACCGCGCTGCCGAACTCATGAAGAAATAA
- a CDS encoding xanthine dehydrogenase family protein molybdopterin-binding subunit, producing the protein MEKQSSNLSRRNFLRMTGLTGTGFILGLSYVKGNIADAVVLMNDATETYELSPYIIIEKGGGITIFNTKPEMGQGTFQSIPSLIAEELEVSLDQVTIKQSGGERSLGPDQFSGGSFSVRSSYDKLRKVGASAREMLVTAAAKTWNVPVEECYAEQGKVYHRPSGKSLAYNELAEAASKLEIPKEPKLKDPRDFKILGKKTMRPDVPLKSSGRAVFGIDIEVPGMVYASVERCPVFGGKLVNFDDSAARKVKGVTDVVTCERIIGKYRYTGVAVIADNYWAALQGRKALKVNWDFQGYDSFNTKAYEQQLRELAKTEGVEDHKVGDFDKAFADAAKKLEAFYETPMVSHSPIEPMNCVAHWKEGNQLEIWTSTQVPSGIKRDFAKEYNITDEQLKVNVTFNGGGFGRRLYPDYVHEAVQVSKKIGKPVKVIWTREDDTQQGPFRPMTFSAMKGAIGADGKALAFQHKVISPSIDASRDPKYDKTKSDRGMTEGISEQQYEIPNIRNLYVYADLHIPIAAWRAVTSTTLAFSHECFIDEMAVAAGKDPMVFRMEMLTKDSDTKKVLEKLRAVSNWDKPLPKGWGRGVAQWEFFAGLCGQVVEVSKQGDGVKIEKVYAVIDLGTIVNPDTIEGQVQGAVIMGLSAAIKNGISFDRGRTVQSNFHNNPVVRMSETPPIEVHYIADGGKIKGVGEPGLPPLAPALCNAIFAATGKRIRRLPFDINKV; encoded by the coding sequence ATGGAAAAACAGTCTTCTAATCTTAGTCGCCGTAATTTCCTGAGGATGACCGGCCTAACTGGTACCGGATTCATCCTGGGCCTCTCTTACGTGAAGGGGAATATTGCCGATGCGGTTGTGTTGATGAATGATGCAACAGAGACCTACGAGCTTTCCCCATATATCATCATCGAGAAAGGTGGTGGCATCACCATATTCAATACGAAACCGGAAATGGGCCAGGGTACGTTCCAGTCCATCCCTTCCCTGATCGCAGAGGAGCTGGAAGTTTCCCTCGACCAGGTGACGATCAAACAATCAGGAGGGGAAAGGTCACTCGGGCCGGACCAGTTTTCTGGCGGTAGTTTTTCAGTAAGGTCCAGTTATGACAAATTAAGGAAGGTGGGAGCATCGGCAAGGGAAATGCTGGTGACGGCGGCAGCAAAGACCTGGAATGTTCCGGTGGAAGAATGTTATGCAGAACAGGGAAAAGTTTACCATCGCCCATCAGGGAAAAGCCTTGCCTACAATGAACTGGCCGAGGCAGCTTCCAAGCTTGAAATTCCCAAGGAGCCGAAATTGAAGGACCCCAGGGACTTTAAAATATTGGGTAAGAAAACGATGCGCCCTGATGTGCCGCTGAAATCATCAGGACGTGCAGTATTTGGTATTGATATTGAAGTGCCGGGTATGGTATATGCATCAGTTGAGCGTTGTCCCGTATTTGGGGGCAAGCTGGTCAACTTTGATGATAGCGCCGCCCGGAAGGTCAAGGGTGTAACAGATGTGGTTACCTGCGAAAGGATCATTGGTAAATACCGTTATACCGGAGTGGCAGTTATTGCCGATAATTATTGGGCTGCCTTACAGGGCAGGAAGGCATTGAAGGTGAACTGGGATTTCCAGGGTTATGATAGTTTCAATACCAAGGCCTATGAGCAACAGTTGCGGGAGCTGGCCAAGACAGAGGGTGTGGAAGACCATAAAGTTGGGGATTTTGACAAGGCTTTCGCCGATGCTGCTAAAAAACTGGAGGCGTTCTATGAAACACCCATGGTGTCGCACTCTCCCATTGAACCCATGAACTGTGTAGCCCATTGGAAGGAAGGGAACCAATTGGAGATTTGGACATCCACCCAGGTGCCCAGCGGCATCAAGCGCGACTTTGCCAAGGAGTACAACATAACCGATGAGCAGCTGAAGGTGAATGTAACCTTCAATGGCGGCGGTTTTGGCCGGAGGTTATATCCCGACTATGTACATGAGGCCGTTCAGGTATCGAAGAAGATCGGGAAGCCGGTCAAAGTGATCTGGACAAGGGAAGATGACACCCAGCAAGGACCATTCAGGCCTATGACCTTTTCTGCCATGAAGGGTGCCATAGGTGCTGACGGCAAGGCACTGGCCTTCCAGCACAAAGTGATCTCGCCATCCATAGACGCATCAAGGGATCCCAAGTACGACAAGACCAAATCGGACAGGGGTATGACAGAAGGGATCAGCGAACAACAGTATGAGATCCCCAATATCAGGAACCTCTATGTTTATGCCGACCTGCATATTCCCATAGCGGCATGGCGTGCCGTGACCAGTACCACGCTAGCCTTTTCACATGAATGCTTCATTGATGAGATGGCTGTTGCGGCAGGTAAAGACCCGATGGTATTCAGGATGGAAATGCTGACCAAGGACTCGGATACCAAGAAGGTATTGGAGAAGCTAAGGGCAGTGTCCAATTGGGATAAGCCATTGCCCAAAGGATGGGGAAGGGGCGTAGCCCAATGGGAGTTCTTTGCAGGGCTTTGTGGCCAGGTAGTGGAAGTGTCGAAGCAAGGCGATGGTGTGAAGATCGAGAAAGTATATGCGGTCATTGACCTGGGCACCATAGTCAACCCTGATACCATAGAAGGCCAGGTACAGGGGGCTGTGATCATGGGACTTTCAGCAGCCATCAAGAACGGTATCAGTTTTGACAGGGGAAGGACGGTTCAATCCAACTTCCATAATAACCCGGTGGTAAGGATGAGCGAGACCCCACCAATAGAGGTACATTATATAGCTGATGGGGGGAAGATCAAAGGGGTTGGTGAACCCGGTTTGCCACCTTTGGCGCCTGCACTTTGCAATGCCATCTTTGCAGCAACAGGCAAACGTATACGCAGATTACCGTTTGATATCAATAAGGTTTAA
- a CDS encoding CPBP family intramembrane glutamic endopeptidase, translated as MSSSLALSKPTKPLLQLAIIAIVIYLPQFLPPGMWLSIGSLVICTLAVFFFAWNDEKSLKRTGVINAGSFLSTLLLGILYGVIFWVLIDWVFTPFIEKLTGQVTDLTRFDKLRGDTKVFARMMLSIWITAAFCEEVVFRGFILERIKVLTGKNWLAILLSAVAFALIHLYQGPSGITITFLAGILFGWLFIRTGYNLWVCIIAHGLVDSLFLFLVYSNLDLKLKALLGW; from the coding sequence ATGTCATCATCCCTCGCACTTAGCAAACCAACCAAGCCCCTACTCCAGTTGGCGATCATCGCAATAGTTATCTATTTGCCACAGTTCCTGCCCCCCGGCATGTGGTTATCAATTGGTTCACTGGTAATATGCACACTTGCCGTATTCTTTTTTGCCTGGAATGATGAAAAGAGTTTGAAAAGGACGGGGGTAATCAATGCGGGCTCGTTTTTATCCACCCTCTTGCTGGGGATCCTGTATGGGGTGATTTTTTGGGTGCTAATTGACTGGGTATTTACACCATTTATTGAAAAACTGACCGGTCAGGTTACTGACCTAACCAGGTTTGATAAGCTCAGGGGAGATACAAAGGTTTTTGCAAGAATGATGTTGTCGATTTGGATTACAGCTGCATTCTGCGAGGAAGTGGTTTTCAGGGGGTTCATACTGGAAAGGATCAAAGTGCTAACAGGAAAAAATTGGTTGGCCATTTTGTTATCAGCTGTAGCATTTGCCCTGATCCATCTTTATCAGGGACCTAGCGGGATCACGATTACTTTTTTGGCAGGAATCCTCTTTGGCTGGTTGTTTATAAGGACCGGATACAACTTATGGGTATGTATCATAGCCCATGGGTTGGTTGATAGTTTATTCTTGTTCCTCGTATACAGTAACCTTGACCTGAAACTGAAAGCACTGCTAGGCTGGTAA
- a CDS encoding MFS transporter, whose protein sequence is MTTKQPSIFHLSVIVSALGFFVDVYDLLLFGIIRKPSLTDLGLGPEEVLTQGEFIISIQMIGLLVGGILWGMLGDKKGRLSVLFGSILLYSVANILNGMVTTIPQYIILRFIAGVGLAGELGAGITLVNELLPKEKRGIASAMVASFGILGAVTAFFMKEWFHWRTCYYIGGGLGILLLLLRISVAESGLYNKVKESSLSRGDFLMFFNNRERFSRYMRCILIGIPAWYIIGVLVTFSDQFAREFGIEGIDPGKAIMYQYMAIAFGDLTVGLLSNYLKSRKKALFIFYAITALFIILYFNQDGGTAERFYWICAGLGYGTGFTVVYITMSAEQFGTNLRATAAISIPNMVRGALPLIILLFKGMREITGSYVTGAWVTGVILMGIAVIAAWKTEETFGKDLDFVETP, encoded by the coding sequence ATGACCACCAAGCAACCCTCCATATTTCACCTATCCGTTATCGTTAGTGCCCTGGGATTCTTTGTGGATGTGTATGATCTCCTCCTTTTTGGGATCATCCGCAAGCCAAGTCTTACCGACCTGGGATTAGGTCCCGAGGAAGTATTGACGCAAGGCGAATTCATCATCAGTATCCAGATGATCGGGCTACTGGTGGGCGGTATTCTATGGGGAATGTTGGGCGACAAGAAGGGAAGGTTAAGTGTATTGTTTGGCTCCATCCTATTGTATTCGGTGGCGAATATCCTCAACGGTATGGTCACCACAATTCCCCAATATATCATCCTCCGGTTTATTGCCGGGGTTGGCCTGGCCGGCGAGCTGGGGGCAGGGATAACTCTTGTTAACGAGCTTCTTCCCAAAGAGAAAAGGGGGATAGCTTCTGCCATGGTGGCCAGCTTCGGTATCCTGGGTGCCGTTACGGCCTTCTTCATGAAGGAATGGTTCCACTGGAGAACCTGTTACTATATCGGCGGAGGCCTGGGCATCCTTTTATTGCTCTTACGGATATCTGTAGCCGAAAGTGGATTATACAACAAGGTCAAAGAATCATCCTTATCACGGGGTGATTTCCTGATGTTCTTCAATAACCGGGAAAGATTCAGCAGGTACATGCGCTGCATCCTCATTGGCATCCCCGCCTGGTATATCATTGGCGTGCTGGTTACATTCTCTGACCAGTTTGCGAGGGAGTTCGGCATCGAAGGAATTGATCCTGGTAAGGCCATCATGTACCAATACATGGCCATTGCTTTTGGCGACCTTACCGTTGGGTTACTCAGCAACTACCTGAAAAGCCGGAAGAAAGCATTGTTCATTTTCTATGCGATCACTGCCCTTTTTATTATACTCTACTTCAACCAGGATGGCGGAACAGCTGAACGGTTCTATTGGATCTGCGCCGGACTTGGTTATGGAACAGGATTTACGGTAGTATACATCACCATGAGTGCAGAACAATTCGGCACCAACCTCAGGGCCACAGCCGCCATCAGCATCCCCAATATGGTTCGTGGGGCATTACCCCTGATCATCCTGCTCTTCAAAGGAATGAGGGAGATCACTGGGTCCTATGTTACCGGTGCATGGGTAACCGGCGTGATCCTGATGGGTATTGCCGTTATTGCAGCATGGAAAACAGAAGAGACCTTTGGTAAAGACCTTGATTTCGTCGAGACCCCTTAA